A window of Lentibacillus sp. Marseille-P4043 contains these coding sequences:
- the spoIIGA gene encoding sigma-E processing peptidase SpoIIGA encodes MTIYLDAVWLLNFLLDMMLLMLTQMLAKDSTRKIRIFFGAFVASMIVPISLIYPESIITTTAGKIVYSVVIILCSFGYSSFYRLLKMLFLFYFTTFSIGGGLIAVHFLFQNPIGFSSNGILTFNKGFGDPVSWLFIMIGFPVIWWFTKARMDKHAIEKIRYDQLYPVTIQVNNRSNSTTGYIDSGNQLVDPLTKKPVIICDEQFLMHWFSKDEWLLLKDAQEELDFDKIPERWKKKIQLVPFQGVDGKRLFMLAMKPDQLIVYYDEKKIMTNKILIGIQFAELTHDQRYHCLLHPQIIKLAAVHSA; translated from the coding sequence GTGACTATTTATCTTGATGCTGTCTGGCTGTTGAATTTCCTGTTAGATATGATGCTCTTAATGCTTACCCAAATGTTAGCCAAAGATAGCACAAGAAAAATCAGGATATTTTTTGGCGCGTTTGTTGCATCCATGATTGTGCCAATTTCATTAATTTATCCGGAATCTATCATAACGACTACAGCCGGCAAAATTGTTTACTCTGTCGTAATTATTTTATGTTCATTCGGGTATTCCTCGTTCTATCGATTGTTGAAAATGCTTTTTTTATTTTACTTTACGACATTCTCTATTGGAGGTGGTTTGATAGCGGTACACTTTTTGTTTCAAAATCCAATTGGGTTTTCGTCCAATGGAATACTCACCTTTAATAAAGGATTTGGTGACCCTGTAAGTTGGCTGTTTATTATGATAGGGTTCCCGGTAATTTGGTGGTTTACGAAAGCTCGTATGGACAAGCACGCCATAGAGAAAATCCGTTATGACCAATTGTATCCTGTTACAATTCAGGTTAATAATCGAAGCAATTCAACTACCGGATATATTGATAGTGGGAATCAATTGGTAGACCCATTAACCAAAAAACCTGTCATCATTTGTGATGAACAATTTTTAATGCATTGGTTTTCAAAGGACGAATGGCTGCTGCTAAAAGACGCACAAGAAGAGTTGGATTTTGACAAAATTCCGGAGCGGTGGAAAAAGAAAATTCAATTAGTCCCATTTCAGGGAGTCGATGGTAAACGTCTATTCATGTTGGCAATGAAGCCAGATCAATTGATTGTATACTACGATGAGAAAAAAATTATGACAAATAAAATTCTAATTGGCATTCAATTTGCCGAATTAACGCATGATCAACGATACCATTGTTTATTACACCCACAAATTATAAAATTAGCTGCTGTTCATTCAGCATAG
- the ftsZ gene encoding cell division protein FtsZ encodes MLEFDTNMDQLATIKVIGVGGGGNNAVNRMIEHGVEGVEFIAVNTDSQALNLSKAEVKLQIGGKLTRGLGAGANPEVGKKAAEESKEQIEEVLQGADMIFVTAGMGGGTGTGAAPIIAQIAKDLGALTVGVVTRPFTFEGRRRSTQAISGIDTLKNSVDTLIVIPNDRLLEIVDKNTPMLEAFREADNVLRQGVQGISDLIAKPGLINVDFADVKTIMFDKGSALMGIGIATGENRATEAAKKAISSPLLETSIDGAHGILMNITGGANLSLYEVQEAADLVTSAADNEVNVIFGSVINENLKDEIIVTVIATGFDENQKVEQQPKSRPVINHKQHAATRVNEDIPQREPQRESVNQQRPKPEEDTLDIPTFLRNRNRNR; translated from the coding sequence ATGTTAGAGTTTGATACGAACATGGATCAACTGGCCACAATAAAAGTTATTGGAGTTGGCGGCGGTGGAAACAATGCTGTTAACCGAATGATTGAACACGGTGTTGAAGGCGTAGAGTTTATCGCTGTTAATACTGATTCACAGGCGTTAAATCTATCAAAAGCAGAAGTGAAACTTCAAATTGGTGGGAAACTGACTCGTGGTTTAGGTGCAGGTGCAAATCCCGAAGTTGGAAAAAAGGCTGCGGAAGAAAGTAAAGAGCAGATTGAAGAAGTATTACAGGGTGCCGACATGATATTTGTTACTGCTGGAATGGGTGGCGGAACTGGAACGGGTGCTGCCCCAATTATTGCACAAATTGCCAAAGATTTAGGTGCATTAACAGTTGGTGTTGTAACACGTCCATTCACATTTGAAGGCAGAAGGCGATCCACCCAGGCTATTTCTGGTATTGATACATTGAAAAATAGTGTTGACACTTTGATCGTTATTCCGAATGATCGATTACTAGAAATAGTTGATAAAAACACACCTATGCTAGAAGCATTCCGAGAAGCTGACAATGTACTTCGTCAAGGTGTACAAGGTATTTCCGATTTAATCGCTAAGCCTGGTTTAATCAATGTTGACTTTGCCGATGTTAAAACTATTATGTTTGATAAAGGGTCTGCATTAATGGGAATTGGTATTGCAACTGGTGAAAACCGTGCGACAGAAGCCGCTAAAAAGGCAATCTCATCACCATTATTGGAAACGTCAATTGATGGAGCACACGGAATTTTAATGAACATAACCGGTGGAGCCAATTTAAGCTTGTATGAAGTTCAAGAAGCAGCAGATTTGGTAACATCGGCCGCTGATAATGAAGTGAATGTTATTTTCGGTTCAGTTATAAATGAGAACTTGAAAGATGAAATTATCGTTACTGTTATTGCTACAGGATTTGACGAAAACCAAAAAGTGGAACAACAACCAAAAAGCCGACCAGTTATTAATCATAAACAACATGCTGCAACTCGAGTAAACGAGGATATCCCACAAAGAGAGCCGCAAAGAGAGTCGGTTAACCAGCAACGACCTAAGCCAGAAGAAGATACATTGGATATCCCAACGTTTTTACGGAACCGTAATCGAAATAGGTAA
- the ftsA gene encoding cell division protein FtsA, giving the protein MNNSEILVSLDVGTSKIKVIIGEVLNDSLNIIGVGSAKSNGMKKGAIVDIDQTVHSIRNAVEQAERMVGMQIDRVVVGINGNHVQLQACHGVVAVQSENREIGDEDITRVIDGAQVVSIPPEREIIDVIPKQFIVDGLDEITDPRGMIGVRLEMEGTIITCSKTVLHNILKCVERAGLQVADICLQPLAAGSIALSKDEKNLGVALIDIGGGCTTVSVFESDHLVSTSVVPLGGDNITKDLSIGLRTSTEEAEDIKLNYGHAFYDDAQEDETFNVSTIGSNTSQTYNQLQIADMIEARLEEIYAYAEREIRRMGYHELPGGYVLTGGTMKMPGVLELAQDLYQSNVRMSLPDYIGVREPQFTAGVGILQFAYRNAKIQGKELFPSVLVNAYEENPKRTKKQPKAEETTGKKKKESGIANLFKYFFD; this is encoded by the coding sequence ATGAACAACAGTGAAATACTAGTAAGCCTAGACGTAGGTACATCAAAAATAAAGGTTATTATTGGTGAAGTTTTAAATGATTCCTTGAACATTATTGGTGTAGGTTCTGCAAAATCAAATGGCATGAAAAAAGGTGCCATCGTTGATATTGACCAAACTGTACACTCGATCCGAAACGCGGTTGAACAGGCAGAACGCATGGTAGGAATGCAAATTGATCGTGTGGTTGTTGGTATTAATGGAAATCATGTTCAGTTGCAGGCTTGTCATGGTGTAGTAGCGGTTCAAAGTGAAAATAGGGAAATCGGTGATGAGGATATAACACGAGTGATTGATGGTGCCCAAGTTGTTTCCATTCCACCAGAAAGAGAAATTATTGATGTGATACCAAAGCAATTTATTGTTGATGGATTAGATGAAATAACGGATCCGCGAGGGATGATCGGGGTTCGATTGGAAATGGAAGGCACGATAATTACTTGTTCCAAAACGGTTCTGCACAATATTTTAAAATGTGTGGAACGTGCAGGGTTACAAGTAGCCGATATTTGTTTGCAACCACTTGCAGCTGGTTCCATTGCTTTATCCAAAGATGAGAAAAATCTTGGTGTTGCATTAATTGATATTGGTGGAGGTTGTACAACCGTATCCGTCTTCGAAAGTGATCATTTAGTATCCACAAGTGTCGTTCCCCTTGGCGGAGATAACATTACGAAAGACTTATCAATTGGACTTCGGACATCAACAGAGGAAGCGGAAGATATTAAACTAAATTATGGCCATGCTTTCTATGATGATGCACAAGAAGATGAAACATTTAACGTATCCACTATAGGTAGTAATACATCACAAACATATAATCAATTACAAATTGCCGATATGATTGAAGCAAGACTGGAAGAAATTTATGCGTATGCCGAACGAGAAATTAGACGAATGGGATACCATGAATTACCAGGTGGATACGTGCTTACAGGTGGTACAATGAAAATGCCTGGTGTATTAGAACTTGCACAGGATTTGTACCAATCAAATGTTAGAATGTCTTTACCAGATTACATAGGCGTTCGGGAACCACAGTTTACTGCTGGAGTAGGAATCTTGCAATTTGCTTATCGTAATGCGAAAATACAAGGAAAAGAATTATTTCCATCTGTACTTGTTAATGCTTATGAAGAAAATCCGAAACGAACAAAAAAACAACCAAAAGCTGAAGAAACTACAGGGAAAAAGAAGAAAGAATCTGGAATCGCTAATTTGTTTAAATACTTTTTTGATTAA
- a CDS encoding small basic family protein yields MWLPILFLLVGVMLGLLTDVHIPEAYTSYLLIAILAVFDTLFGGIRAYLEKSFDDKIFISGFLFNSILAACLTFIGLQLGIDLYLAAVFAFGVRLFQNLAIIRRQVIEKYYYFKKKEKSNGK; encoded by the coding sequence ATGTGGTTACCTATTCTTTTTTTACTAGTTGGGGTTATGTTAGGATTACTAACAGATGTTCACATTCCAGAAGCATATACAAGTTATTTGTTAATCGCAATACTTGCGGTATTTGATACGCTATTTGGCGGTATCCGTGCTTATCTCGAAAAAAGTTTTGATGACAAAATTTTCATTAGTGGTTTTTTGTTTAATAGCATATTAGCAGCATGTTTAACTTTCATTGGTTTACAATTAGGAATTGATTTATATCTAGCAGCCGTATTTGCATTTGGTGTGAGACTTTTCCAAAATTTAGCGATTATTCGGCGTCAAGTAATTGAAAAGTATTATTATTTTAAGAAAAAGGAAAAAAGTAATGGAAAATAA
- a CDS encoding DUF881 domain-containing protein, which translates to MKPNYKLTVLIVFALAGFIVAISFQFLQEPEDKDTRDTRDAWELKADIQKQQKLQQQLYADIQESETTINNYEKESVNETIETLKKSVQKLEQETGFVEAEGKGIVFTLAPLFQDDPNRQAYPTMSPELLSRFMNELNKYGAMDTAIENERIISLTAIREVNGSVYVNNHPIPALPFKVAVLVDNPEKLQSYIEYSNIRDAFAAENINLTSVTKEELTLPAYDQEIRLNSVDVQDAKETDGE; encoded by the coding sequence ATGAAACCGAACTATAAATTAACCGTATTGATTGTGTTTGCACTTGCTGGTTTTATTGTTGCCATATCGTTTCAGTTTTTACAAGAACCAGAAGACAAAGATACAAGAGACACAAGGGATGCATGGGAATTAAAAGCTGATATTCAAAAGCAGCAAAAATTACAGCAACAATTATATGCTGATATTCAAGAATCAGAAACGACTATTAATAATTATGAGAAAGAGTCTGTAAATGAGACAATTGAAACGTTGAAAAAATCTGTCCAAAAACTAGAACAGGAAACAGGGTTTGTGGAAGCTGAAGGTAAAGGTATTGTATTTACATTAGCTCCACTGTTTCAAGATGATCCCAATAGACAAGCTTATCCAACAATGTCACCGGAACTTTTAAGCAGATTCATGAACGAGTTAAACAAGTACGGTGCTATGGATACAGCGATAGAAAACGAACGTATTATCAGTCTTACAGCGATACGGGAAGTTAATGGCAGTGTCTATGTCAATAACCATCCAATCCCTGCTCTTCCGTTTAAAGTTGCCGTCTTAGTTGATAATCCTGAAAAATTACAAAGCTACATTGAATATAGTAATATTCGCGATGCATTCGCCGCTGAAAATATCAATTTAACTAGCGTAACGAAAGAAGAGCTTACGCTTCCTGCATATGACCAGGAAATCCGCTTGAATTCAGTTGATGTACAAGATGCTAAAGAAACGGATGGAGAATAA
- a CDS encoding DUF881 domain-containing protein, which translates to MKLRGKHTVISVILLIFGFFVTYSFQQAAENPKVVQLSEKTWDENYQFRQQAIDLVDKNKQLRDELEGNLQRIQELETKFANQEELIGKYVEQKKRLQILNGDLTISGDGITVTLHDANYIPNEQNANDYMVHESHIHKIVNELFSAGAKAVAINGQRVLKDTYIACVGPVITVDGVEYPAPFVVRAIGDPDVLYPSITLTNGVRDQLVNENIEVDVSKENNLVINGEHTGEQ; encoded by the coding sequence ATGAAACTGAGGGGTAAACATACTGTCATTTCGGTTATTCTGTTGATTTTTGGCTTTTTCGTGACGTATAGCTTTCAACAAGCAGCGGAAAATCCCAAGGTTGTCCAATTGTCAGAGAAAACATGGGATGAAAATTATCAATTTCGCCAACAAGCAATTGACTTAGTTGATAAAAATAAACAGCTACGGGACGAATTGGAAGGAAACTTACAAAGAATTCAGGAATTGGAAACTAAATTTGCCAATCAAGAGGAGCTGATTGGCAAATATGTTGAACAAAAGAAGCGATTGCAAATTTTAAATGGAGATCTAACTATTAGTGGAGATGGTATCACGGTTACGTTGCATGATGCCAACTATATCCCAAATGAACAAAATGCGAATGATTATATGGTACACGAAAGTCACATACATAAAATTGTTAACGAACTGTTTAGTGCAGGTGCAAAAGCAGTAGCTATTAATGGACAACGCGTATTAAAAGATACATATATAGCATGTGTCGGACCTGTGATAACGGTTGACGGTGTAGAATATCCTGCGCCATTTGTTGTGCGTGCAATCGGTGATCCTGACGTTCTCTATCCAAGTATTACATTAACAAATGGAGTTCGCGATCAATTAGTAAATGAGAATATTGAAGTCGATGTAAGCAAGGAAAATAATCTGGTAATAAATGGCGAGCATACAGGGGAACAGTGA
- a CDS encoding cell division protein FtsQ/DivIB yields the protein MGKKKIVSIEDRIPKLKQARKKKANRRLIFYLSIFFLLIAIIVYLQSPLSHVKTITVTGNQFVSDKEVINQSKLTTKTNIWTINESKIIDVLKKNPSIKSVKIEKQLPWTVDIQLNEYERVGYVSNNGVYYPVLGNGQILTELKQKTANGDAPLLMNFSDKSYLHKMTKELQKLPTSILNIISEIHWKPTDENKYKILLYMNDGYLVDGTIRGFSEKMNVYPSIVSQLNPDNKGIVHIGVGAYFESFDKESQEEVADDETEG from the coding sequence ATGGGCAAAAAGAAAATTGTTTCGATTGAAGACCGAATCCCTAAATTGAAACAAGCTCGGAAAAAGAAGGCAAACAGAAGATTAATATTTTATCTATCTATTTTTTTCCTATTGATAGCGATCATTGTTTATTTGCAATCGCCATTAAGCCATGTGAAAACAATCACGGTCACTGGTAATCAATTTGTGTCGGACAAAGAGGTTATTAATCAAAGTAAACTAACAACCAAAACAAATATATGGACAATTAATGAATCGAAAATAATAGATGTGCTGAAAAAAAATCCTTCCATTAAATCTGTCAAAATTGAGAAACAACTCCCGTGGACGGTTGACATTCAATTGAACGAATACGAACGGGTAGGCTATGTGAGTAATAATGGTGTCTATTACCCGGTATTAGGAAATGGACAAATATTAACAGAGTTAAAGCAAAAGACGGCCAATGGGGATGCGCCACTATTAATGAACTTTTCGGACAAGTCTTATTTACACAAGATGACAAAAGAATTACAAAAGCTACCAACAAGCATTTTAAACATTATCTCGGAAATTCATTGGAAACCAACAGATGAAAATAAATATAAAATTTTACTTTATATGAATGATGGCTATCTTGTTGACGGAACGATTAGAGGTTTTTCGGAAAAAATGAACGTTTATCCATCTATTGTGTCTCAACTTAATCCGGATAATAAAGGGATTGTTCATATCGGGGTTGGTGCTTATTTCGAATCATTTGATAAGGAATCCCAAGAAGAGGTTGCAGACGATGAAACTGAGGGGTAA
- the spoVE gene encoding stage V sporulation protein E, with protein sequence MFRNLFKQQNAPDYTLLGVILALLLVGIVMVYSSSYVWAEYKYGDSIFYLKRQLLFTGVGLVGMFLIMAIPYGTWHKYAKVILFSCFVLLLLVLVPGIGMTRGGAQSWIGIGAFSIQPSEFMKLGLIIYLSVYLATNQKYITSFKKGFLPTLLLVFTVFGLIMLQPDLGTGVVLVLTCMVLIFTAGAKLSHFIGLGSLGLVGFLLLIISAPYRINRITAFLNPWEDPQNTGFQIIQSLYAIGPGGLMGLGLGESIQKYFYLPEPQTDFIFAILGEELGFIGGTVVIGLFGLLFWRGIKISLAAPDPFGRFLALGIVSMLTIQVMINISVVIGLIPVTGITLPFLSYGGSSLTLTLCSVGVLLNVSRYSTL encoded by the coding sequence TTGTTTCGAAATTTATTTAAGCAGCAAAATGCACCAGATTATACACTACTTGGTGTCATTCTAGCATTATTACTTGTTGGCATTGTGATGGTTTATAGTTCATCCTATGTGTGGGCCGAATATAAGTATGGAGACAGTATTTTTTATTTGAAGCGACAATTATTGTTTACTGGTGTTGGTCTCGTTGGGATGTTCTTGATCATGGCGATTCCTTATGGTACGTGGCATAAATATGCGAAAGTTATATTGTTTAGCTGTTTTGTATTGTTACTACTTGTATTAGTTCCAGGAATTGGAATGACAAGAGGTGGGGCGCAAAGTTGGATAGGAATTGGGGCATTTAGTATACAACCATCAGAGTTTATGAAGCTTGGGCTGATTATTTATTTGTCTGTCTATTTGGCAACAAATCAAAAATACATTACTTCGTTTAAAAAGGGTTTTTTACCGACACTATTGCTTGTGTTTACTGTGTTCGGATTAATCATGCTGCAGCCGGACTTAGGAACAGGTGTCGTACTTGTTTTAACGTGTATGGTCTTAATCTTTACTGCTGGTGCTAAATTGTCACACTTCATTGGGCTTGGATCTCTTGGACTTGTAGGCTTTTTACTGCTGATCATTTCTGCACCATACCGGATTAACCGTATAACTGCTTTTTTAAACCCGTGGGAAGACCCACAAAACACTGGGTTCCAAATTATTCAATCACTTTATGCGATTGGGCCAGGTGGATTAATGGGGCTTGGATTAGGGGAGAGTATACAAAAATACTTTTATCTGCCTGAACCGCAAACGGATTTTATTTTCGCGATTCTTGGTGAGGAACTTGGTTTTATCGGTGGAACAGTCGTGATTGGACTTTTTGGGCTGTTGTTTTGGCGAGGAATAAAAATCTCACTAGCTGCACCAGATCCATTTGGACGCTTCTTGGCACTTGGAATAGTATCGATGTTAACAATTCAAGTGATGATCAATATCAGTGTTGTGATCGGGCTAATTCCGGTTACTGGGATAACGTTACCTTTCTTAAGTTATGGTGGATCCTCGCTGACATTAACACTCTGTTCGGTTGGTGTATTATTAAATGTTAGTAGGTATTCAACGTTATAA
- the murD gene encoding UDP-N-acetylmuramoyl-L-alanine--D-glutamate ligase — MKKLTDFPYAHVLVLGLAKSGTAAAKLLLHNDKHVRVNDVKASEDDEIVKKLIKTGAEVIVGSHPLSALEGIEIVVKNPGIPYDNPIVKEAQKRNIPVITEIELAGNIVEGPIIGITGSNGKTTTTMLTTQMLEASKQGVQIAGNIGTVATDVASTLKPHERLVVELSSFQLMGIQTFQPKVAVLLNIFEAHLDYHGTFANYKEAKSNIFKNQDSDDYLVYNAEESVVVDAVQHAKATKVPFSAKRRMENGAWADDRSIYFKREKIIDLAEIVLVGEHNLENILAAVSAAKLSGATNEGIQAVLTTFSGVKHRLQYVDTINDRLFYNDSKATNILATQKALSSFQQPTILLAGGLDRGNGFADLLPYLNNVKTMVLFGQTKEKLKELADEADILSEQVDDLESAVKKAYEISNPNDVILLSPACASWDQYRTFEERGDMFIQAVHTLM; from the coding sequence TTGAAAAAACTAACAGATTTTCCTTATGCACATGTGCTTGTTTTAGGTTTAGCTAAAAGCGGAACAGCAGCAGCTAAATTATTACTTCACAATGATAAGCATGTACGAGTTAATGATGTGAAGGCATCTGAGGATGATGAAATTGTTAAAAAATTAATCAAGACAGGTGCTGAAGTTATTGTAGGATCACACCCGCTTTCTGCCTTGGAAGGTATCGAGATTGTCGTTAAGAACCCAGGGATTCCATATGATAACCCAATTGTTAAGGAAGCACAAAAGCGCAATATTCCAGTAATAACGGAAATCGAACTAGCTGGAAACATCGTTGAAGGGCCAATTATCGGAATTACGGGTTCGAATGGCAAAACAACAACAACCATGCTGACAACTCAAATGCTTGAGGCAAGCAAACAAGGGGTTCAGATTGCTGGAAATATTGGGACTGTTGCTACTGATGTTGCCAGTACATTAAAACCACATGAAAGATTAGTTGTAGAGCTCTCTTCGTTTCAATTAATGGGTATCCAAACGTTCCAGCCTAAAGTTGCCGTTTTGTTAAATATTTTTGAGGCACATTTGGACTATCACGGTACATTTGCCAACTACAAAGAAGCAAAAAGTAATATTTTTAAAAATCAAGATAGTGATGATTATCTCGTTTATAATGCGGAAGAATCAGTTGTTGTCGATGCTGTACAACATGCAAAAGCAACGAAAGTTCCTTTTTCTGCCAAAAGACGGATGGAAAATGGTGCATGGGCTGATGATAGAAGCATTTATTTTAAAAGAGAAAAAATAATTGATTTAGCAGAAATTGTACTCGTCGGTGAGCATAACTTAGAAAATATTTTAGCCGCAGTTAGTGCAGCTAAATTAAGTGGTGCAACAAATGAGGGGATTCAAGCAGTTTTGACAACCTTTTCTGGCGTAAAGCATCGATTACAATATGTTGATACGATTAACGATAGACTTTTTTATAATGATTCAAAAGCGACGAATATTTTAGCGACACAAAAAGCATTATCATCGTTCCAGCAGCCAACTATATTGCTTGCAGGTGGATTGGATCGTGGCAATGGCTTCGCTGATTTATTACCGTATCTTAATAACGTTAAGACGATGGTATTATTCGGACAAACGAAAGAAAAATTGAAGGAACTTGCTGATGAAGCGGATATTCTTTCAGAGCAGGTGGACGATTTGGAATCGGCTGTTAAAAAAGCGTACGAAATCTCAAATCCTAATGATGTTATACTATTGTCTCCGGCGTGTGCTAGTTGGGATCAATATCGTACTTTTGAAGAAAGAGGAGACATGTTTATACAAGCTGTGCATACATTAATGTAG
- the mraY gene encoding phospho-N-acetylmuramoyl-pentapeptide-transferase, with amino-acid sequence MNIWALIITIGIAFLITVLLSPIVIPFLRRLKFGQSIREEGPKSHLKKTGTPTMGGVMIVISVVVTSLIMVSKISSTPIGYQLWLLIFVIVGYGFLGFLDDFIKVVMKRNLGLTSKQKMLGQIIIALVFYFILKANDFPTYIQIPGTNIQWELGWGYALLIVFMLVGASNAVNLTDGLDGLLAGTAVIAFGAFGILAWYGFPQSEVLIFALAVVGALLGFLLFNAHPAKVFMGDTGSLALGGAIAAIAILTKLEIILVIIGGVFVIETLSVIIQVISFKTTGKRVFKMSPLHHHYELLGWSEWRVVTTFWLIGLIFSALGIYIEVGLS; translated from the coding sequence GTGAATATATGGGCATTAATCATAACAATTGGAATCGCATTTCTAATAACCGTCCTTTTATCACCAATAGTTATTCCATTTTTACGACGATTAAAGTTTGGACAAAGCATTCGTGAGGAAGGACCAAAATCCCATTTAAAGAAAACAGGCACCCCTACAATGGGCGGTGTAATGATTGTCATTAGTGTTGTTGTTACATCACTGATTATGGTTAGTAAAATTAGTTCCACCCCGATTGGATATCAGCTTTGGTTATTAATTTTTGTTATCGTGGGATATGGCTTTTTAGGTTTTTTAGATGATTTTATAAAAGTTGTAATGAAACGTAATTTAGGACTGACATCAAAACAAAAAATGCTTGGTCAAATTATAATTGCACTTGTCTTTTATTTTATTTTAAAAGCGAATGATTTCCCAACATATATCCAAATCCCAGGCACAAACATTCAATGGGAATTAGGATGGGGCTATGCATTACTAATAGTTTTTATGCTAGTAGGTGCATCGAATGCTGTTAACTTAACAGATGGGTTGGATGGCTTATTGGCAGGTACAGCGGTAATTGCTTTTGGGGCCTTTGGAATATTAGCATGGTATGGCTTTCCACAAAGTGAAGTACTCATATTTGCTTTGGCGGTTGTTGGTGCGTTACTTGGATTCCTTTTATTTAATGCACACCCAGCAAAAGTATTTATGGGCGATACAGGTTCATTGGCACTAGGAGGGGCAATTGCAGCTATTGCTATCCTGACAAAATTGGAAATCATTTTAGTTATTATTGGTGGCGTTTTTGTAATTGAAACATTATCCGTTATTATTCAGGTTATTTCATTTAAAACAACAGGTAAACGGGTGTTTAAAATGAGTCCATTACACCATCATTACGAACTGCTCGGGTGGTCTGAGTGGCGAGTTGTAACAACTTTTTGGCTGATTGGACTTATTTTTAGTGCGCTTGGCATATATATCGAGGTGGGCTTGTCTTGA